The following DNA comes from Armatimonadota bacterium.
CGATCGAGTTTAGTTCCATCAGGAAGCCCTTGGTAAGCGGCAAAGGAACGTCGCCATTGGTTGGCGGCACCGGCACTGTAACGTACAGAATGTCGCCGGCAGCGGCAGGACCAAGGTTCAGAACGCCGCTTTCCCAAAGCACTACGCTGCTGACGAACGGGTCGTCGGCAGAGGTGCCGTTCCAATTGCGCAGTCTCAGATTGATCGCTACATTGCCGACAGCAACAGGAGCAAACAACAGCACGTCCACTTCGTAAACGCATGCCACGGGCGACGTAACGCTCCAAGGTCCAAAGTACGCGCGACCGGTGCCGGCCGCGTTCAGACCCCCGGCCAACTGACCATGATCGCCCCAGGCAGTCGTGGCCCAGTTGGTGTCCGCAAAGTAGGTGAACGAATAGGTGCCATCGTCCGCCTGCTTCCAGATTGTGCTGTTGCTAAAAAGAACTGGGGGCCGCAGATCGCCCTGAATGCCGGCGTTCGGCGACAGGTTGATGCGACGAATGTTGATCTGATCCTTGTTCAAGGTAACGACTTCAGGCGCAATCTCCTGGATCTGGCTGAAGGCCGTACCTACGAGACCGACCAAGGCTGCGCTGACCATCAAGCTAAATCGAGCTTTCATTAACGGTTACCCTCCTTTGGGCAATGTTTTTGGTGAGGCAAGCCACCTTACGCTCGGCATGCCCCTACTCTTGCCCCATATTATACAACAGATTCCAGCCCCGTGCAAAGTTCCACCGAGAAAAACTCGCTAAATCTGCCAGAAAGCGCCAAGAACCTGACAAAAAGGGCAGAGACCATGCGGCCCCTGCCCTTCGCTGAGTTTGATCGAAGAACGACTTACTCGGACGCGCCGAAGTTGGTCAAGACCACAGCAAGGTCGGTGTCGTCAACGATGCCGTCGCCGTTCACGTCGCCCCAGATAATCTCGGCAGCGCCGAACAGGAAGTCGCACAGCGTGGCGCTGCCCGAAACGGCAAACGAAACGCCCAGACCGTTGTCCATGCGTCGCAGCGTCAGGCCGGTAACGGCGGCCGTATTGACAGGCAGCGTTACGACGCCCTGCTGATCCACATACGAATCGTAGCGAGTCGTGAAACCAGCGGTCGTGTAATCGACGGAGATTGTGTTCTTTCGCCAGCCTTCCTCAACGCCGTCGTTGTCCTGGTCGAAACCAAGCAACATCGGGTCGCCAGGCTGAGAACGAGGCGCCAGACCCGAATGATCGAGCTGGATGACCACGTTGTGCGTGCCGCGTACGCCCCAGGCCAGGTTTCCGATCATCGAGGTGCCCCAGACGTAATCAAAACCGTCGGCCTGTCGAGTGAAGCCCGACATGCCCGGCTCCGACCAAACGTTGCCAGGAAGCGCGTTGGAAATGATCCAACCGGCGCCGACCAACTGTCGAACCTCAAGGAAGACGCCCTTGCCCATTACCAATGGGTTGCCAAGGCCGTCCGCATCGACGGGAATCGAAACGTACAGGATATCGCCAGCCGCCACAGGGCCGAGATTCAGAGAACCGCTCGTCCACAACAACGGCTGGTTGGCAAACGGATTGCTGCCGAAGGTGCCGTTAAAGTTGCGGAGACCCACTTCCAACTGAGCGTTCGCATTGGCCGCAGGCGCAAACAGCAGGATATCGACCTGATAGACGCAGGCATTCGGATCCACATTGTTGTCGTTCCATGGGCCATAGTAAGCAGGACCGGTCAAAGCGGCATTGCGACCGCCGGCCATCATGCCCTGGTCGCCCCAGAACGAAGTAACGAAGTTGCCCTCGCCAAAAAACTGGAACGAGTAGGTGCCGTCGTTGCCGTAGCGCAAAATCTGCGATTGGCCGAACAGCATAGGCGGCTCGATCGTGCCCTGAACACGGGCGTTTGCCGCCAAGTTGATGCGGCGGAGATTGATTTGATCCTTGGGGAGTACGACGGTGGTCGGCTCGATCGTCTTCATCTGACTGAAAGCCGTACCAATCAGGCCGACAAGCGCGGCGCTGACTAAAACGCCAAAACGTGCGTTCATAAACGGTTACCCTCCTTTGGGCATTGGGTTTTCCCGTCGACAACCGTTGCCAACGGGTCTTTGACAAACAGTATACACCAGAATCGCCCGAACCGTACCGCTTCTTCTGTAATTTCGCGGGAATGTGGGTAAACTCGCACCATGCGCCTTAGCCTCAATGGGCTACATCTCGAAGCCAACCACGGCGCGTCCGAGGTCGAGAGAGAATCCTCCCGACCGTTTCTGCTCGACATCGAACTCGAACTGCCCGACGATTGCGGCTCGCTCGACAATCTAAGCAACACGGTCGATTACGCGCAAGTCGCCAGCCTCGCGATAACCGTCTGCTCAAGCCCGGCTCGAAACCTCATCGAAACGGTCGCCAAATCCACCGCTCGCGCAATTCTCGACCAGTTCGAGCCTGTAGAATCGGTTACAATCCGCCTCAGCAAGCTCAACCCGCCAATGGACGCCCAGTGCGACGCGGCCACTGTCGAATACACTCTCAAACGATGAAAACTGGCAAAATTGTGGTCGGAATCACAGGAGCGAGCGGCGCGATCTACGCCGTTCGTTTCATAGCGCAAGCGTCGGCCATCTACCAGCAAGTCTTCTTAACCTACAGCCCTCAAGCCCTCCAAGCGCTTCAAGTCGAAATGGGTTTCGATGGCAACGAAAGCCATCTTCCGACCTTCCTCGCGCCAGGAAACGAAGACCGCTTGAAAATCATGGATCGCACCGACTACTTCGTCCCACCCGCCAGCGGCTCCTTCCGCCACGACGGCATGGTGGTCGTGCCCTGCTCCATGGGCGCGCTCGGCCGCATCGCCAACGGCGTCTCCGACGACCTGATGACCCGCGCCGCCGACGTCTGCCTGAAAGAACGGCGCAAACTGATCCTCATCGTGCGCGAAACCCCCTTCAACCTGGTCCATCTGCGCAACATGGTCGCCGCTGCCGAAGCAGGCGCCCAAATCCTCCCCGCCAACCCATCCTTCTACAATCGCCCCGCCACCATCGAAGAACTGGTCGACACCGTGGTCGCCCGCATCCTCCAAAACTTGGGCCAAGATCAAAACCTGGTGCCTGAATGGGGCGTTACCTAGTCGCAACCCGGCGATAGAGTTCCGCCACAATCTTGGCTGCCGCCTCCCACGTGTACCGCTTGGAACGCTCAAGCCCCTTTTTCCTTAACTCTTCTCTTCTATCTCCAATTCCACAAATAGCGTCCGCCCATGCTTGAGGGTCGTCCGGCGGAAGCAAGATCGCTGCATCGCCCAACACCTCGGGCAGCGATGAGGCGTTCGACGCGATCACAGGCGCCCCGCACGCCATCGCCTCCGCCGGCGTCAACCCAAAACCTTCATACAGAGACGGATGCAACACCGCCGTCGCATGGCTATAAGCCGCAGGCAAATCCTCGTCCGCGATCTGCATCTCATGCCCAGCCCCGCTCAAGATCAATCGCGGCGCATCGCCCAGCATCGAAACCGCCTCTCGCGCAAGCCCCCAGTTCTTGCGCAGAATGTTCGATCCGACTCCCAAAAAGTACTCGCCTTCAATAACCCTCTCTCGGCTCGGCGCGAACCGCGCATCGATCCCATTGTAAGCGACCGCAACCTTCTCCTCGACAATCCCCATCCGCTGAACGATCTCGCGCCTCGAAAACTCGGAAACCGTCAGCACCATCTCTGCCCTTTCACAAGACTTCGGCACAAGGCGCGACAGCAAGAACCGATCCTTGGGCGAAAACCAGCCGGGATTCGCCAAAAAACTCACATCGTGCACCGTGGTAACCACAGGCGTCCGAAAAAAAGGCGACACCGTGTACTGAACGTGCGCAACGTCCGCCTTCGCCCGCTTGGCCGCCAGCGGCAACCCCAATAAACTCCAAACCCTGCCCGGCAACCGGCCATTGTCCAACAAAATCAATTCGATTCCCGGCTCTTGTCGCAATGCGCCGACCAACCCGGCCCAATACGAACGATTCGACGACGCCCGCTCGCGCAATGGCCGCGCATCGATGGCAATCCGAATCACACCGCCCCCAACGGCGATCGCTCCATCGCCGCCCATCGCCGCGGATACTTGGAATCGGTCGCTCCAATCTTCAAAAACCTAACCAGTTCGTCGTCCAACCGCGACAACTCGCCCTTCAGCGGCTCCCTTATTCCTTCGGGCAACCCCCTATCCCGATTGTGCAAAATCGCAACCCCGCCGACCTTCAACAATGGCGCCGCCAATTCCAGCGCGATCGGCAAGGGCGCCAATGCCCGCGCAACCGCCAACTCATACCGCTCGCGATGCGCAACATCGCGCCCCAACTCTTCCGCCCGACCGCATACCGCGCTCGCATTCAAACCCAGCTCATCCACCACCGAGCGAAGAAAATCGCACCGCTTCGCCCGACTCTCCAACAAAACCCACTCAATCTCCGGCCGTGCAATGGCCAAGGGAATCCCCGGCAGGCCAGCCCCCGATCCAATGTCGATAGCCAAGCGCGCCCCTTCGGGAATGTGCGCGACAACCCGCAACGAATCCTCTATGTGCCGCACCAAGGCCTCCTCGCGCGGCACCGCGGTCAGGTTCATCGTCTCGTTCGCCGCATACAGCATGTCTAAAAATCGCTCGTGCACAACCGTAGAGTACCGCAGGGTAGGACGCCAGTTCGACGAAAAGTAAACCCGTGCTCACAGCCCAACAAGCCTTGGATCGTCTGTTAGAAGGCAACCAGCGATTCGCCCTGAACCTGGGCGCTCGGGCTGGCGCTTTCTGTGCCGCTCGTAGAGAACAGTTGCTAAACGAACAGAAGCCGTTCGCAATCGTGCTCGGCTGCTCCGATTCCCGCGTGCCGGCCGAAATCGTCTTCGACCAAGGCC
Coding sequences within:
- the folB gene encoding dihydroneopterin aldolase, giving the protein MRLSLNGLHLEANHGASEVERESSRPFLLDIELELPDDCGSLDNLSNTVDYAQVASLAITVCSSPARNLIETVAKSTARAILDQFEPVESVTIRLSKLNPPMDAQCDAATVEYTLKR
- a CDS encoding UbiX family flavin prenyltransferase, with amino-acid sequence MKTGKIVVGITGASGAIYAVRFIAQASAIYQQVFLTYSPQALQALQVEMGFDGNESHLPTFLAPGNEDRLKIMDRTDYFVPPASGSFRHDGMVVVPCSMGALGRIANGVSDDLMTRAADVCLKERRKLILIVRETPFNLVHLRNMVAAAEAGAQILPANPSFYNRPATIEELVDTVVARILQNLGQDQNLVPEWGVT
- a CDS encoding glycosyltransferase family 4 protein → MGGDGAIAVGGGVIRIAIDARPLRERASSNRSYWAGLVGALRQEPGIELILLDNGRLPGRVWSLLGLPLAAKRAKADVAHVQYTVSPFFRTPVVTTVHDVSFLANPGWFSPKDRFLLSRLVPKSCERAEMVLTVSEFSRREIVQRMGIVEEKVAVAYNGIDARFAPSRERVIEGEYFLGVGSNILRKNWGLAREAVSMLGDAPRLILSGAGHEMQIADEDLPAAYSHATAVLHPSLYEGFGLTPAEAMACGAPVIASNASSLPEVLGDAAILLPPDDPQAWADAICGIGDRREELRKKGLERSKRYTWEAAAKIVAELYRRVATR
- the rsmG gene encoding 16S rRNA (guanine(527)-N(7))-methyltransferase RsmG — encoded protein: MHERFLDMLYAANETMNLTAVPREEALVRHIEDSLRVVAHIPEGARLAIDIGSGAGLPGIPLAIARPEIEWVLLESRAKRCDFLRSVVDELGLNASAVCGRAEELGRDVAHRERYELAVARALAPLPIALELAAPLLKVGGVAILHNRDRGLPEGIREPLKGELSRLDDELVRFLKIGATDSKYPRRWAAMERSPLGAV